A window of Quercus robur chromosome 12, dhQueRobu3.1, whole genome shotgun sequence genomic DNA:
AAACCAGTGGCGTGTTCCCAAGCTCATGATTGAAAGCTACTGTCATGTAATGGTTTGTGGCTGTTAAACAGAGTAGCCTCAATGAAGTTGCTTCTGTTATAAGCTTTTCAAATTTGtgcatttttcttaaaaaaattcatttaatccttttttatcagcaatacaaaataatacttgtttcatttttttttcctcccagcTTTTGGTTCCTCTTGTAAGTGCATACCGATATGAGGGAGATGAGGTCAATATGACTCTGGCGAAATCAGAGGCTAAATTACTGcatgaaaatatttcaaagaaGGCTTACAACGATGAGGATCTTATCAGGATTTTGACCACTAGGAGCAAAGCACAGATCAATGCTACTCTGAATCACtataaaaatgaatttaaaaatgaCATTGAAAAGGTATGCAATTGAGACCTATATGACTTCGACCAGATATCCTTGGCATTATTGTTCTGATTTTTACCCTTTGCATCTTGCTGTTATCCTAACTGAACTGTGTCACTGTGGTTTGCAATTCTCTGGGGTTTCTCATGGGAATTCAGGGGCTCTTTTGTTCTAAACACAGGGATGCCATTGTTTATTTTCCGAATTGCAAAGCATAGAAATAATTGTTTCATATGGTGTATATTGGACATCTTAATGTTGTAAATGAGCCCAATCAATTTATCTCAATCCCCTTTTATCATGCGATTGCAATTGTGATAGGTCTAGGACATTCCAAAGAAAACCATTGTTAGGAAATAGGGAAAGCTAACCCAGATAATGGGGGTTCTTTTATGGGGTtgctgaaattttattataaccCCTATTACTTGGGCTACACACATgtgaaaaataacaataaaggaACTGGGGCATCTAAAGTGTATCTCTCTTGTTGTGGTGACGCATTATAGTTTTTTAGACTTTGTGCAACATATTGCATATGTTATTTATGGTCTCCAATTTAAGGTGTGGAATTGGAATTTCAGCTTCTGGGAAggctagtttttctttttacttttttagcttttagataCATACTTGTCAAATGGTATGATTTATTGGAATGTGCAATCTTATATGCAGGATCTCGAGGCTGACCCTAAGGATGAGTTCCTCTCAATCCTGAGGGCCACAATTAAGTGCTTGGCTCGTTCTGAGGAGTATTTTGAGAAGGTTCTTCGTCTTGCAATCAACAAACAAGGAACAGATGAAGGAGCTCTCACTAGGGTTGTCACTACAAGGGCCGAGATTGACATGAAGATTATAAAGGATGAATACCACAAAAGAAACAGTGTCCCTCTAGACCATGCCATTGCCAAGGACACTCGTGGAGACTATGAAGACTTGCTACTGGCACTGATAGGGCATCGGGACTCTTGAGCTGTTAAGTCTCTGTTTCATAAAGACCTAATTTTGGCTGAGCCAAATATTTTAATGTTATGTTTTGCAGTGAGTGTTGTGTTTCAGATTTTCGTATATCCTGTTATATGGTTGTGTCTGCCTTTGAAAACTTTAAATGTTATTATCTTATAATTATATAAGATATGGACCATATGGTACAAGTTGCTTTGAATAAAATtgcagtttttattattatcattattattggGTTTTCTGATCACTTGGTGAGTCTTGAGTTCACCACCTAATCCTCTATCTTGCTCTTACAAGGAGAGGAGGTATTAGTTTAGCTAGAGCTAATTAATAAACATTGCAGTTTGTTACACTAGAAATAATAGCAATAAACATCTTAAATGCATAAACTGAAGCATGTGAGGTATTTGATTGCTACTTTCTCATTGCTCTCTCTCTAACCGGCTCTGGAAACGATGACTTGATGCTTGGTATGAGTATTCAAGCCACAGAGCTAGAAAGAGGACCAGTGATACCACTTATCATAATTCAAGGAAAAAGGGTTGAGAAAGCTTATTGTTCACATTTTTGAGATCATTTTAAAGGCATATGCTTTAGAAATAATCAAGTTAAATATGAGGCATTCCCTATCATAATCCCAAACTAGCCATGCTTTTATAGAACTAGAAGATGTTACCATACCTAAAATTCTTCcgaaatttattattattattattattattattattatcactcTTTTCTCTTGCTTTTCCTCTATGCAAATgtcctatcattttttttttttttttgctgatttTTGAGCCATATGGTTTATTTCTTCCGCTTTTTGCGCTACAAGCATTCCCATATTTGGGTGTCACTTTCCAACaagattgaaagaaaaattaacctaaaaaatattaattcatagtattaataaaaagaaaatcaaataaacaattgtatacttattaaacaaaatctaatataaacgtaaactttaatttattttttcatacttGGTTTAATTtactcaataattttttatcataatttgaaattgtaatatgatttttttttcattcccaatttatcaatcaatttttttttttttttttattaccaaTGTTCTTGAATACATCTTCCTCAATGTATATAACCAAGCAACtcaattgagaaaataaaaaaaatgtaaaagtgtAAGCACCAGGCCGACTCAAGGCTTAATCCCAAGGCCCCACTTGTCCCCCAAAAACTGAAGTGGTATTAAGGCCCTCTATTGCATAAGCAAAAGACGccaaaattgtataaaaatatcttgaaattgtaaaatgataatgattttttaatagaaaaaaatatagatagGATTTGCATTTTTCTCCCACCTCCAAGAAGGCTCTCAAAATATTGAGCCAATAGAAATCTAACTCAATTGAAACTATAaacttttcaccaaaaaaaatttattgtgagtATGACAAATCTTcattgacaaaattttattaacttgTGAAAGAGACATGGATAAAACctaatacaaaaacttaattagcaattttacctttcaaaaaaacaagaatGGTTATAAAAcagaaacatatatatatatatataaaagtttggAGACCTGGTCTGAAGTAAAGAAACTTAGATACGATAATTTATTAAGAAGTTTGGAGTAGCTATCACAAAATGTTCCACAtcttttcctcatcttttcatgTTCATTCATAATTGGGCGTGAAGCTGACTTGTGTACATCAACTAGCAGTCATAACAAGAGACTTGGTGGTCTAGTGGATGTTGCTTCAACCTAAAAAGTTTCCAGATCCAATACCAACATACTTTATCAATTTAGCTGGCTACTTCAACAGGCTAAATCTCAGTtctatcaaatataaaaaatgaagaagaaatatAGTCAAGATGATATCTAGGCATCAGATTTAATTAGACGACTAAGACTGTTCTTCTGGCCgtgtgaaatatcaaatatcatacATCATAACTTTCTAAATTTAGATTAACAACAAGACAACAAAATGATACATGACACGTCTGCATCATGAGCAACTACAAGAAAAAACCTGATTTTTACACTCTCAGATTCCTGGAGGTCATCCACAAAAAGTTTACATTGCAGACTTCTCACCTGGAGATTAGCAAAAGATTCTGGAGGATAGATGCTATTTTATATGTGCCTAAGACAAGAGTAGTTCTTATTAGTGGACATCTTGGTATCTTGATATAACGCGTACAGTTTTACGATAGGCTAATACACATCATTTCTTCAAGAGTTTCCGGGTGAAAATCCTCTTGCAATACGGGCTGGTGCGTAAGATCATGTGAGCTCTCACTGCTTCCACCAGTGAAGCATGAAGAGGACCCTgaagttgagagagagattctCCAGCATTAAACAATATCCAGTATGATCAATGTGTAAaagaaattttgagagaaaatcttAGATATCATACCTTTGTAACTGCTAGAGCTGATTGAATGACATAGTTGGCATAAGGGTCTTGCAACAGCTGTTCAAAGTGAGACACTGAGAGCAATTCGCGGATGATTCTAGGCCTGGTCTCTTCAAAATGCTTAAGACATTTTTCAACCACATGACTGCTAAATTTCTGCATTGAGAGCGGTACATAGTTCCCTTTAAACTGAGAAATCAATTTGACACTCACAGATGGGATCTTTAGCTCTATAATATACTGAATAACATAATTTCTGCATCACAAAAACAGCAAGATATTCAGTCAGACCCGATCTATGCTCTTTCTGATACTAAAGTATTTCAGACTtcgggagtttttttttttttttttttggggggtggggggagatTGTTCCAAGATTAAAGCAGAATATGTTCATAAACCAATAAGTTGGAACatgaattccaaaaaaattaaataaaaagctCCAGGTTGAATATTGCATAATTATAGCTACGGAGAGGCAGATGTATAGAAGAATACAGCAACGAAATA
This region includes:
- the LOC126708654 gene encoding annexin Gh1, which gives rise to MSTLIVPATIPSVSEDCEQLRKAFEGWGTNEKLIISILGHRNAAQRKLIRQTYAETYGEDLLKALDKELTHDFERAVLLWALEPAERDALLANEATKRWTSSNQVLMEIACTRSSHDLLLARQAYHARYKKSLEEDVAYHTTGDFRKLLVPLVSAYRYEGDEVNMTLAKSEAKLLHENISKKAYNDEDLIRILTTRSKAQINATLNHYKNEFKNDIEKDLEADPKDEFLSILRATIKCLARSEEYFEKVLRLAINKQGTDEGALTRVVTTRAEIDMKIIKDEYHKRNSVPLDHAIAKDTRGDYEDLLLALIGHRDS